The following proteins are encoded in a genomic region of Chryseobacterium cucumeris:
- a CDS encoding RHS repeat-associated core domain-containing protein, with product MADLNKKTVKPIKVAKPDMNPDRSWKVNTDVTSVSWDKTKQGWKNGMKNNFDSLNPVSMAKSIVGGDAGQPEKSSGGGGGGGDSAVTVEKAAPESKVKLIKVNNPAMPSTAIQHTSKHFDIVLAIDIHWTLIPPPPSFMFIPLPLPHPFIGIVFDIMDYITIKIPIPQFARNLMPSLPENILLGGSIYVHGRHKATTTTSVMGVVIPFRHVTSLIPVYIIPFPQEAPHEGEVYYGSQTVLAQGSKMSGNQPQQVLTCMGFPFGMTMLPAMPDKPKKNPLAYFAFYNNFSSMYIQINTGGPVLVGGAFVPHVYTPGEMVMRLAGMFLMRSLTKKLGKLGANGLKKLNNSVLKKAPFNKFKLANALSKKLCHYGLEPVNFATGAMVFEWDDFIIQGSTPLSWKNIWHSDRPYDFGPLGNGVFNNHDLFILPDEDNKFAGWMHPDENMAMLIPAPEIGEEMTYFRDQKIWQYRPNSSIWIVRKGTDVYTYKRFHHISEGVVYKVTRIEYGDGTIREYEYEARNIVLKSIKDVKTGCSIETVIHPTYKKVTEVYYCYKNQRDLQVRYDYDERGNLTHVWDIHKKAIVFDYDGENHVVKRTNRNGMSYQWEYDKNGRVVHTKGTDGYMEGRLHYHDEEGYTEVIYPKQNNKTEEYHYDENFLVYKKVNGEGGETWYDYTAHNELKMTGSPEGRVQGYTYDEMGNIKIFHTPDGEEYHYQYNEFGQVIARFSPSGASETWSYDEEGKLISYTDPAEESVYYEYADGERIPERSSREEIATYYKYNQRGQLTQLTNTAGAEQYWKYDEYGRLTVFSPGPLNRTLWNRDKMGRVVEVSEQGQFPLKFRYDAYDLPVYATDGRAEWLMSYTPMGSLKRQVRRNALSHKKEETLFFGYDAYENLMSITNEKGEVYSFERNNNNDIIGEIGFDGQKKFFVRDKDGMVTQTRTSQGKDIFHEYDLGGRLTQTHYPDGTWEAYQYDTSGLLVKADNENSSVAFQRNKLGQVTSEKQGEHTIQYEYDSQANLIGLKSSLGAEVDYSYNDLGQLKTVTAATPEVHAPWQMNLEISRNGQMHSREMTGGVESIFEFDHIGMPVSQKVTVNKTNTTFHKDYSWGAGNRLLHTLDRVTGGRTRFDYDAFGSLVAAEYSNGEVQYKNPDATGCLYESARQTDRVYDKGGKLMRDKNWFYHYDEEGNLLLKSKRPINDAKPEHKEEQENTHPYYKTIASDWLNSPKLPDGADLPNVTEDSPTEIQSPEWSAGDWAYSWNANGMLAKVKRPDGKEVSFEYDALGRRTSKIGLKKITRYIWDGNVLLHEWSYDAEEVPVTVVDDDGNVSVGKEPVENVVTWVYERYSYIPCAKIINGESYCIVSDYIGRPVQAFDEGEQTVWSTEYDAYGNLKNLKGNRYFIPFRQLGQYEDVEIDGLYYNRFRYYDIQSGNYISKDPIGLLGNNPTLYGYVKDTNAWIDVFGLHEVIGSLDGVPVTTPKGGYSWYSTPGSSKAPFNGFGARGHSEAKLLEHLESTKGGNLKGTNLEIISMGQMTKGGKGQLSTLPPCDRCLKGLEAFANKHEMDISYKWEGGEVTFKGYK from the coding sequence ATGGCAGATCTGAATAAAAAAACAGTAAAACCCATTAAAGTAGCAAAACCGGACATGAACCCAGACCGCTCATGGAAGGTAAATACAGATGTTACTTCGGTAAGCTGGGATAAAACCAAACAGGGATGGAAGAACGGAATGAAAAATAATTTCGATTCCCTGAATCCCGTTTCCATGGCCAAATCTATAGTGGGAGGAGATGCCGGACAGCCGGAAAAAAGCAGTGGAGGCGGAGGTGGAGGTGGCGACAGTGCCGTGACAGTAGAAAAGGCCGCTCCGGAAAGCAAAGTGAAACTGATTAAGGTTAATAATCCTGCAATGCCTTCCACAGCCATTCAGCATACAAGTAAACATTTTGATATTGTACTGGCCATTGATATCCACTGGACTCTAATTCCGCCGCCTCCTTCATTCATGTTTATTCCATTGCCGCTGCCTCATCCGTTTATCGGGATTGTTTTTGATATAATGGATTATATAACCATTAAAATTCCGATTCCGCAATTTGCCAGAAATCTGATGCCTTCTCTTCCGGAAAATATTCTGCTGGGTGGCTCTATATATGTTCATGGAAGGCACAAAGCAACCACCACAACCAGTGTGATGGGAGTGGTCATTCCGTTCAGACATGTCACATCGCTTATTCCGGTGTATATCATTCCTTTTCCTCAGGAAGCTCCACACGAAGGAGAAGTGTATTACGGTTCGCAGACCGTTCTGGCGCAGGGAAGTAAAATGAGCGGTAACCAGCCTCAGCAGGTATTAACCTGTATGGGATTTCCTTTCGGAATGACAATGCTGCCCGCAATGCCTGATAAGCCGAAGAAAAATCCGCTGGCCTATTTTGCTTTCTACAATAACTTTTCAAGCATGTATATTCAGATCAATACGGGTGGACCTGTATTGGTAGGAGGCGCTTTTGTACCCCATGTTTATACACCCGGAGAAATGGTGATGCGTCTTGCCGGAATGTTTTTAATGAGAAGTTTAACCAAGAAATTAGGAAAACTTGGTGCTAACGGTTTAAAAAAGCTAAATAACAGTGTTCTTAAAAAGGCACCTTTCAATAAATTCAAATTAGCCAATGCATTATCCAAAAAATTATGTCATTACGGCCTTGAACCTGTAAATTTTGCAACCGGTGCCATGGTTTTTGAATGGGATGATTTTATAATTCAGGGCAGTACACCTTTAAGCTGGAAAAATATCTGGCACAGCGACCGGCCTTATGATTTCGGACCTCTTGGAAATGGCGTTTTCAATAATCATGATCTGTTTATTCTTCCTGATGAAGATAATAAGTTTGCAGGCTGGATGCATCCGGACGAAAATATGGCAATGCTGATTCCTGCACCGGAGATTGGAGAAGAAATGACTTATTTCAGAGATCAGAAAATATGGCAGTACAGACCCAATAGCAGTATCTGGATTGTTCGTAAAGGAACTGATGTTTATACATATAAACGTTTTCATCATATTTCGGAAGGAGTTGTTTATAAGGTAACCCGTATTGAATATGGTGACGGAACAATCAGGGAATATGAGTATGAAGCCAGGAACATTGTACTGAAAAGTATAAAAGATGTAAAAACTGGCTGCAGTATAGAAACTGTAATTCACCCGACATATAAAAAAGTAACAGAAGTTTACTATTGTTATAAAAACCAGAGAGATCTGCAGGTTAGGTACGACTATGATGAACGTGGCAACCTTACCCATGTCTGGGATATTCACAAAAAGGCCATTGTGTTTGACTATGATGGAGAAAACCATGTTGTGAAAAGAACCAACCGGAACGGGATGAGCTATCAATGGGAATATGATAAAAACGGAAGAGTAGTTCATACCAAAGGTACGGATGGATATATGGAAGGAAGACTTCATTACCATGATGAGGAAGGTTACACAGAAGTTATCTATCCAAAGCAAAACAATAAAACCGAGGAATATCATTATGATGAAAACTTTCTGGTTTACAAAAAAGTAAATGGAGAAGGTGGAGAAACCTGGTACGATTATACAGCCCACAACGAGTTGAAAATGACGGGGTCCCCGGAAGGAAGAGTTCAGGGATATACCTATGATGAAATGGGAAATATTAAAATCTTCCATACCCCGGATGGAGAAGAATACCATTATCAATACAATGAATTCGGACAGGTAATTGCCCGTTTCTCTCCTTCGGGAGCTTCGGAAACGTGGAGTTATGATGAAGAGGGAAAACTGATCAGCTATACCGACCCTGCTGAAGAAAGTGTATACTATGAATATGCAGACGGTGAAAGAATTCCTGAAAGAAGCAGCAGAGAAGAGATTGCTACTTATTATAAATATAACCAGAGAGGCCAGCTTACTCAGCTCACCAACACTGCCGGAGCCGAGCAGTACTGGAAATATGATGAGTATGGAAGGCTGACGGTGTTCAGTCCGGGCCCTTTGAACAGAACCCTCTGGAACAGGGATAAAATGGGAAGAGTGGTTGAAGTGAGCGAGCAGGGGCAATTCCCGTTAAAATTCCGTTATGATGCCTATGATCTTCCGGTGTATGCTACCGACGGGCGTGCAGAATGGCTCATGAGCTATACGCCGATGGGAAGCCTAAAACGTCAGGTCCGCAGGAATGCTCTTTCCCATAAAAAAGAAGAAACATTGTTTTTCGGGTATGATGCTTATGAAAATTTAATGAGCATTACCAATGAGAAAGGAGAAGTCTATTCTTTTGAAAGAAATAATAATAATGATATCATTGGTGAAATAGGGTTTGACGGCCAGAAAAAGTTCTTTGTAAGAGATAAAGACGGAATGGTTACCCAAACCAGGACGTCTCAGGGAAAAGATATTTTTCATGAATATGATCTGGGCGGAAGATTGACACAGACCCATTATCCCGACGGAACCTGGGAAGCCTATCAGTATGACACTTCAGGATTATTGGTTAAAGCAGATAATGAAAACAGCAGTGTCGCTTTTCAGAGAAATAAATTAGGACAGGTCACCAGTGAAAAACAGGGTGAGCATACGATTCAATATGAATATGACAGTCAGGCAAATCTGATCGGTTTGAAAAGCAGTCTGGGAGCCGAAGTAGACTATTCTTATAATGATCTGGGACAGCTTAAAACGGTAACTGCCGCAACTCCGGAAGTGCATGCACCCTGGCAGATGAATCTTGAGATCAGCCGGAATGGGCAGATGCATTCCCGTGAAATGACCGGCGGGGTGGAAAGCATTTTTGAATTTGACCATATCGGAATGCCGGTAAGTCAGAAAGTAACAGTGAATAAAACCAATACTACCTTCCATAAAGACTACAGCTGGGGAGCCGGAAACCGGTTGCTGCATACCCTGGACAGGGTGACGGGCGGAAGAACAAGATTTGATTACGATGCTTTCGGAAGCCTTGTTGCTGCAGAATATTCGAACGGAGAGGTGCAGTACAAAAATCCGGATGCTACGGGATGTTTATATGAAAGCGCCCGGCAGACTGACCGCGTCTACGACAAAGGAGGAAAGCTGATGCGTGATAAAAACTGGTTCTACCATTACGATGAAGAAGGAAATTTATTGTTAAAAAGTAAACGGCCAATCAACGATGCCAAGCCGGAGCATAAAGAAGAACAAGAGAATACACATCCTTATTATAAAACCATTGCTTCAGATTGGCTGAATAGCCCGAAACTGCCGGATGGAGCCGATTTACCCAATGTAACCGAAGACTCTCCAACAGAAATTCAAAGCCCGGAATGGTCTGCCGGAGACTGGGCATATTCCTGGAATGCCAACGGAATGCTGGCCAAAGTAAAGCGCCCCGACGGGAAAGAAGTAAGTTTTGAGTATGATGCCCTCGGAAGAAGAACCTCAAAAATTGGTCTGAAGAAAATAACTCGTTATATTTGGGATGGTAACGTTCTCCTGCATGAATGGAGCTATGATGCAGAAGAAGTTCCTGTAACGGTTGTAGATGATGACGGAAATGTCAGCGTTGGAAAAGAACCTGTGGAGAATGTGGTGACCTGGGTGTATGAGCGATATTCCTATATACCATGTGCCAAAATTATCAATGGAGAAAGTTACTGCATTGTTTCTGACTATATAGGCAGACCTGTTCAGGCTTTTGATGAAGGAGAGCAAACCGTATGGAGTACAGAATATGATGCCTATGGAAACCTTAAAAACTTAAAAGGAAATAGATATTTTATTCCTTTTAGACAGCTTGGGCAGTATGAAGATGTAGAAATAGATGGGCTTTATTATAATCGTTTTAGATACTATGATATTCAAAGCGGAAATTATATAAGTAAAGATCCAATAGGTCTTTTAGGAAATAATCCTACACTATATGGATATGTGAAAGATACAAATGCTTGGATTGATGTTTTTGGTTTACATGAAGTAATAGGTTCCCTTGATGGAGTTCCTGTAACAACTCCTAAAGGTGGTTATTCATGGTATAGTACTCCGGGGTCATCAAAAGCTCCTTTTAATGGCTTTGGAGCTAGAGGACATAGTGAGGCAAAATTATTAGAACATTTGGAAAGCACTAAAGGAGGGAATTTAAAAGGAACTAATTTGGAAATTATATCAATGGGACAAATGACAAAAGGAGGAAAAGGACAGCTATCTACTTTGCCTCCCTGCGATAGATGTTTGAAGGGACTTGAAGCTTTCGCAAATAAACATGAAATGGATATATCTTATAAATGGGAAGGTGGTGAAGTTACATTTAAAGGATATAAATAA
- a CDS encoding tetratricopeptide repeat protein: protein MNPVDLELVKLKRQWQKVVSKNEEKPMLICLGEKHETDLFDGFIKSKLSEDEEGDDVFLLHYQEFNGMNSFGQTLLDEWTEFYEMLRKSEADIPHWNLEKPDESFKTDAYKAFYPLLELKKNFPNIKDSKIYIYIAPLRINDTEELSLWVKEWCRICEATGNKDIKLVWAEHHHYRTLPGISSAHSFRIEVDIHQLMQNTAAHTNRKKNSPDTDFQQQILIASNHLSKERFKEAEHALKKAVKLAGEQKNKQGEISAYFMLTQAYIADRKKDRAEDTYRTIFEKVEPDTPLEVQMYMNYGSHLLGNSKKSRAEKAFEKAAETAHKIGEYAMAIECYRIIATLNDTVLTKDKMIRYFEKCLDIAKLMDPSAREQSSLRFVASMLILKYEGDTDKKTKLDSEMKTYFGDDWKVSVEKPKAG, encoded by the coding sequence ATGAATCCCGTAGATTTGGAGTTGGTAAAATTAAAAAGACAATGGCAGAAAGTGGTTTCAAAGAATGAAGAAAAGCCTATGCTGATCTGTTTGGGAGAAAAACATGAAACCGATCTTTTTGATGGATTTATCAAATCGAAGCTTTCTGAAGATGAAGAAGGAGATGATGTTTTTTTACTCCATTACCAGGAATTTAACGGAATGAACTCCTTCGGACAAACCTTATTGGATGAATGGACTGAGTTCTATGAAATGCTGAGGAAAAGCGAGGCAGATATTCCCCATTGGAATCTGGAAAAGCCGGATGAAAGTTTTAAAACAGATGCTTACAAAGCTTTTTACCCTTTGCTGGAACTAAAGAAAAACTTCCCGAATATTAAGGATTCTAAAATCTATATCTACATTGCTCCGCTCAGGATTAATGATACCGAAGAACTTTCTTTATGGGTGAAAGAATGGTGCAGGATCTGTGAAGCAACGGGAAATAAAGATATTAAACTGGTTTGGGCGGAACATCACCATTACAGGACTCTGCCCGGTATCTCTTCAGCCCATAGCTTCAGAATAGAGGTAGACATTCATCAGTTAATGCAGAATACTGCCGCTCATACCAACCGTAAGAAGAACAGCCCGGATACAGACTTCCAGCAGCAGATTCTTATAGCGAGTAATCATTTAAGCAAAGAAAGATTCAAAGAAGCAGAGCACGCATTGAAAAAGGCGGTGAAGCTCGCCGGAGAACAAAAAAATAAACAGGGCGAAATTTCTGCCTATTTTATGCTTACCCAGGCATATATAGCGGACAGGAAGAAGGATAGGGCAGAAGATACCTATCGGACAATATTTGAAAAAGTAGAACCTGATACTCCTCTGGAAGTTCAGATGTATATGAATTATGGCAGCCATTTATTAGGCAACTCCAAAAAGTCCAGGGCAGAAAAAGCATTTGAAAAAGCCGCAGAGACGGCTCATAAAATAGGAGAATATGCAATGGCGATTGAGTGTTACAGGATCATCGCTACATTGAATGATACGGTGCTGACAAAAGATAAAATGATCCGGTATTTTGAAAAATGTCTGGATATAGCAAAACTGATGGATCCTTCAGCAAGAGAACAGAGCAGTCTGAGGTTTGTTGCCTCAATGCTTATTCTCAAATATGAAGGCGATACTGATAAAAAAACAAAACTGGATAGTGAAATGAAGACTTATTTTGGTGATGACTGGAAGGTGAGCGTGGAAAAACCAAAAGCAGGGTAA
- a CDS encoding type VI secretion system Vgr family protein: MFQDDHSPKLPVSKDKISAVKNVKQTLTDEAVHKAAQEVQEKSSGTIKKASEKMAQAQAYTGMAQNGSQMFMNQVKQSNPPTLVEDKVWAKQPTSGIYNASTIPGNQVAGINRVVKLEIVIDGKVIKHFKHFQLKQSAVKHHEFDLMLAHDSLGNSENHNLEEAQNFLGKRITVIFRYKDVEDGPERNFVGVITEVGFSQEKGSLGNIVLTGSSPTVLLDAAPHIQSFGGAQEISLNSIADQVIKEGLGQNTFDFRVDAAHGNVSYSSQYEETHYNYLARIAEAYGEQFYYDGEVLHFGKLPPQEKPVKLTYGSSVSDVKIKMKAQHVNPSFYGYNSSKNEKLTAGSSKINHTSDIAKRAYEISEKTFTTPSLRVAPIKAVSFMDVETSQKGTAGSKAAEVFVISGVTTVPFLYPGCIADIEMRKAESSETTYFTKLMITDMYHEVDARGYYTGTFEAIASDTGFIPRPEFHTPKADAQFAKVISNADPLNQGRVKVQFDWQNGSTTTEYIRVMTPDGGGSEKVSKNRGFMAIPEEGDQVVVNFAHQHPDRPFVMGGMFHGGVGGGGGAGNNIKSLSSKSGHTMSLDDAGGITVKDKDQNSVFLDGAGNISIDSKISITLNCGSSSIYMDKEGNIQIKGKEIFIQGVNIGVGGTTSIGVGVGPEDGEPTSGVGIKSDTLDIGTNTLSMRGDTEANLSSGGKINVGGGSETNIVSGTVKLN; the protein is encoded by the coding sequence ATGTTTCAGGACGATCATTCACCCAAATTGCCTGTTTCCAAAGATAAAATTTCAGCTGTAAAGAATGTTAAACAAACATTGACGGATGAGGCCGTTCATAAAGCTGCTCAGGAAGTACAGGAAAAATCGAGTGGAACCATTAAAAAAGCTTCAGAAAAAATGGCTCAGGCCCAGGCCTATACAGGGATGGCTCAAAACGGGTCTCAAATGTTTATGAACCAGGTTAAACAATCCAACCCTCCCACACTGGTAGAAGATAAAGTATGGGCTAAACAGCCAACTTCAGGAATTTATAATGCCAGTACGATACCTGGAAATCAGGTAGCCGGAATTAACCGTGTGGTAAAACTTGAAATCGTAATTGACGGAAAGGTCATTAAACATTTCAAGCATTTTCAGTTAAAACAAAGTGCTGTAAAGCATCATGAATTTGATCTGATGCTGGCTCACGATAGTCTGGGGAATTCCGAAAACCACAATCTGGAAGAAGCTCAGAACTTTCTGGGAAAAAGAATTACTGTTATTTTCAGATATAAAGATGTTGAAGACGGGCCGGAAAGAAATTTCGTTGGAGTCATCACAGAAGTAGGTTTCAGCCAGGAAAAAGGAAGCCTGGGAAATATCGTTCTTACAGGATCCAGCCCTACGGTTCTTTTAGATGCAGCACCCCATATTCAAAGTTTTGGCGGAGCCCAGGAAATCAGTCTGAACAGTATCGCAGATCAGGTGATCAAAGAAGGTCTGGGACAAAATACGTTCGATTTCAGAGTAGACGCGGCCCATGGAAATGTTTCTTACAGCTCACAATATGAAGAAACTCATTATAACTATCTGGCCCGGATTGCGGAAGCCTACGGTGAACAGTTTTATTACGATGGCGAAGTACTGCATTTCGGGAAACTTCCACCTCAGGAAAAACCTGTAAAGCTAACCTATGGCAGCAGTGTGAGTGATGTCAAGATAAAAATGAAGGCACAGCACGTGAATCCGTCATTTTACGGTTACAACAGCAGTAAAAATGAAAAATTAACGGCAGGAAGCTCAAAGATTAATCATACCTCAGATATTGCGAAGAGAGCCTACGAAATTTCAGAAAAAACATTTACCACTCCATCACTGAGGGTAGCTCCTATAAAAGCGGTGTCTTTCATGGATGTGGAAACTTCCCAGAAAGGAACTGCCGGAAGTAAAGCTGCTGAAGTCTTTGTTATTTCAGGAGTTACAACAGTACCATTCCTTTATCCCGGCTGTATCGCTGATATTGAAATGAGAAAAGCCGAAAGCAGCGAAACAACCTATTTTACCAAATTAATGATTACAGATATGTATCATGAGGTAGATGCCAGAGGATATTATACCGGAACTTTTGAGGCTATAGCTTCTGATACCGGATTTATTCCCCGCCCGGAGTTTCATACTCCAAAAGCAGATGCCCAGTTTGCCAAAGTGATTTCCAATGCAGATCCTTTAAACCAGGGAAGAGTGAAAGTGCAGTTCGACTGGCAGAATGGCTCTACTACAACAGAATATATCAGAGTGATGACTCCTGATGGCGGAGGCAGCGAAAAAGTGAGTAAAAATCGTGGATTTATGGCGATTCCGGAGGAAGGAGATCAGGTAGTGGTCAATTTTGCACACCAGCATCCTGACCGTCCGTTTGTGATGGGAGGAATGTTCCATGGCGGAGTTGGCGGTGGCGGCGGTGCCGGAAATAATATTAAAAGCTTAAGCAGTAAAAGCGGACATACCATGAGTCTGGATGATGCCGGTGGAATTACCGTAAAAGATAAAGATCAAAATTCTGTTTTTCTGGATGGAGCAGGAAATATAAGCATAGACAGCAAAATTTCCATTACACTGAATTGCGGAAGCAGCTCGATTTATATGGATAAAGAGGGAAATATTCAGATTAAAGGAAAAGAAATATTTATACAGGGAGTTAATATTGGTGTTGGCGGAACAACGAGTATCGGAGTTGGAGTAGGGCCTGAAGACGGTGAACCTACTTCAGGTGTCGGAATCAAATCCGATACACTGGATATCGGAACCAATACGCTTTCCATGAGAGGTGATACTGAAGCCAATCTCAGCAGTGGAGGAAAAATCAATGTCGGTGGAGGAAGCGAAACGAATATTGTAAGTGGAACTGTAAAACTGAATTAA
- a CDS encoding S41 family peptidase — protein sequence MTRPLIIPLLLFLNSAYAQTHLELKPGDTLKYSQQAHKPSWISVQSADANLGIALFMDGKKLKEQDDSRGIKSIERLYFTPEKGKKYEVKIWAKSYLEKSKIVKVSIAESKSVPVLNGQFSSDQFVEDLRTFRLIREKANSGLYVYRSKKQIDSIYQQAEAEARNSKNIFDFYKIIARLTGFEGSCHNYTDLPNHASYYLTQKPEYLPITLKNIDGRLLQDSKEAVIPLGAEILSINGVPAKEMISRFSQYYFSDGYSMPYKETTGFERGMLDKFYMEFGNHKNYVIRYKWNGAVKEVSLEGIPLESFKKLQESRYSLAFDKKLLSEKYSFSKEGEGIYRLSLRGFDFATGKEDPAYKKFSVFLDQMMDTLEKEKIQNLIIDLRGNTGGTGALYEKVFSYLTQRPFRDSHYAYTQFNEVPLEEKLIITPLFLSNGVQDKHGLNAYLKQLYPKSIQGKYYWADDKNPSVLPNERTFKGQLYLLVDQRVASAASHLASLIKSYTNAVVIGKETVGGYYEHNGHLPLVYELPNTGIQTGFSIVHVIQDAQNLPDQKRGQGIIPHVTIQQTDQEFLHQTDVYLKKVAELRKQ from the coding sequence ATGACCAGACCTCTTATCATTCCTCTTTTGCTATTCTTAAACAGTGCATATGCACAGACTCATCTGGAGCTTAAACCGGGAGACACCCTGAAATATTCACAACAAGCCCACAAACCATCATGGATTTCGGTACAGTCGGCTGATGCTAATCTGGGAATTGCTTTGTTCATGGATGGAAAGAAACTGAAAGAACAGGATGATTCCAGAGGAATAAAAAGTATCGAGCGCCTGTATTTTACTCCTGAAAAAGGAAAGAAATATGAAGTAAAGATCTGGGCTAAATCTTATCTTGAAAAAAGTAAAATCGTAAAAGTATCTATTGCTGAATCTAAAAGCGTACCTGTTCTGAACGGCCAGTTCAGTTCCGATCAGTTTGTGGAAGATCTCAGAACATTCCGCCTGATCAGGGAAAAAGCAAATTCCGGACTCTATGTGTACAGAAGTAAAAAGCAGATAGACAGCATCTACCAGCAGGCAGAAGCGGAAGCCAGAAACAGTAAAAATATTTTTGATTTCTATAAAATCATTGCCAGACTTACCGGATTTGAAGGAAGCTGCCATAATTATACGGATTTACCCAATCATGCCTCCTATTATCTCACCCAGAAACCTGAATATCTGCCCATCACTCTGAAGAATATTGACGGACGCCTGCTTCAGGATTCAAAAGAGGCAGTAATACCTCTTGGTGCCGAAATTCTTTCCATCAACGGAGTTCCTGCAAAAGAAATGATCAGCCGTTTCTCTCAATACTATTTTTCTGATGGCTATTCCATGCCTTACAAGGAAACAACAGGTTTTGAAAGAGGAATGCTGGATAAATTTTATATGGAATTCGGAAACCATAAAAATTATGTGATCCGATATAAATGGAATGGTGCCGTAAAAGAAGTTTCTCTGGAAGGAATACCATTGGAAAGTTTCAAAAAACTTCAGGAATCAAGATATTCGCTTGCCTTTGACAAAAAACTGCTGTCTGAAAAATATAGCTTCAGCAAAGAAGGAGAAGGAATTTACAGATTATCTTTGAGAGGATTTGATTTTGCCACCGGAAAAGAAGATCCGGCCTATAAAAAATTCAGTGTTTTTCTTGATCAGATGATGGATACTCTGGAAAAGGAAAAAATACAGAATCTGATCATTGATCTCAGAGGAAATACAGGAGGCACAGGAGCTCTTTATGAAAAAGTATTCTCTTATCTTACACAAAGACCTTTCCGTGACAGTCACTATGCTTACACCCAATTCAATGAAGTTCCTTTGGAGGAAAAACTCATTATAACTCCTCTTTTTCTCTCTAACGGAGTACAGGATAAACACGGGCTTAATGCCTATCTGAAACAGCTTTACCCTAAAAGTATTCAGGGAAAATATTACTGGGCAGATGACAAGAATCCATCCGTTTTGCCTAATGAAAGAACTTTTAAAGGACAGCTTTATCTGCTTGTTGATCAAAGGGTAGCTTCTGCAGCTTCACACCTTGCTTCCCTTATTAAATCCTATACCAATGCTGTTGTGATTGGAAAAGAAACGGTAGGAGGCTATTATGAACATAATGGCCATCTTCCTTTGGTGTATGAACTTCCCAATACCGGAATCCAGACAGGATTTTCTATTGTTCACGTCATTCAGGATGCTCAAAATCTTCCTGATCAGAAGAGAGGGCAGGGGATTATTCCTCACGTGACAATACAGCAGACCGATCAGGAATTTCTTCATCAGACCGATGTTTATCTGAAAAAAGTAGCAGAACTTAGAAAACAATAA
- a CDS encoding DinB family protein, with protein MEIKTVQSFIDYYEKIRERTNCIIEVVPPEHIDFSYKPGKFTIGDQIRHIAAIERYMYGETISGRKSAYPGCGKDLADGYGDTVKFFNEMHRQTLEIITGLSDEDLTRKCLTPANHEISVWKWLRAMIEHEIHHRAELYIYLNLLDVKTPQIYGFSAEEVQDMSVKL; from the coding sequence ATGGAAATAAAAACTGTACAGTCATTCATTGATTATTATGAAAAAATAAGAGAGAGAACCAACTGCATTATTGAAGTTGTTCCTCCTGAGCATATTGATTTTTCCTATAAACCGGGAAAATTTACCATTGGAGATCAGATAAGACATATTGCAGCCATCGAAAGGTATATGTACGGCGAAACCATATCAGGAAGGAAAAGTGCTTATCCGGGTTGTGGTAAAGACCTTGCCGACGGCTATGGGGATACCGTTAAGTTTTTTAACGAAATGCATAGGCAGACGCTTGAAATCATCACAGGGCTTTCAGATGAGGATCTTACCAGGAAATGCCTTACTCCTGCCAATCATGAAATTTCTGTGTGGAAATGGCTCCGGGCTATGATAGAACATGAAATCCACCACAGGGCAGAATTATATATCTATCTGAACCTTCTGGATGTAAAAACACCACAGATCTATGGATTTTCTGCAGAAGAAGTACAGGATATGAGTGTGAAACTATAG